Proteins encoded together in one Astatotilapia calliptera chromosome 7, fAstCal1.2, whole genome shotgun sequence window:
- the LOC113025930 gene encoding sorting nexin-18-like, protein MALKAKVLYDFHSENPGEISIAENEVVTLFSEEELEGWLEGENSKGEAGLFPASYVEIIRDHITSNNNGFSLTQTKVQTSYTSSQPHRGFGADSSSFHTSQGSDDDWDDEWDDSSPVANVPQGLSSSPPLHPVASSLPGRGSSQQQQAKSSATVGRNLNRFSTFVKSGGEAFLLGEASAFVKDGDRICVVMGKHGPEWQEDPYPFTCTIDDPTKQTKFKGMKSYMSYGLTPTHTNVQVNRRYKHFDWLYGRLVERFPVISVPHLPEKQATGRFEEDFLSKRRKGLIWWMNHMTSHPVLAHCDVFQHFLTCGADEKAWKQGKRKAERDELVGANFFLTISPPSVPLDLQEVESKIEGFKTFTKKMDENIIVVNTSINEFGRKQISGFKKEYQKVGQSFKLLAQAFELDQQVFSVGLNKAISYTGESYEAIGEYFADQPRQDLDLISDLLDIYKGHLANFPDIIHVQKGALTKVKDCPKKEGELHDRCNIISFATLAEIQHFHRTRVRDFRSQMQYHLRQQISFFQKITAKLEDALQIYDDDQ, encoded by the exons ATGGCGCTGAAGGCCAAAGTGTTGTACGATTTCCACTCTGAAAATCCAGGAGAGATCTCCATAGCAGAGAATGAGGTGGTGACTCTGTTTAGCgaggaggagctggagggtTGGCTGGAGGGGGAGAACAGCAAGGGGGAGGCTGGCCTCTTCCCTGCCTCTTATGTTGAGATCATCAGAGACCACATCACCTCCAACAACAATGGCTTCTCCTTGACCcaaaccaaagtccagacctcctACACATCCTCCCAGCCTCACAGAGGATTTGGAGCTGATAGCAGCAGCTTCCACACTAGCCAGGGCAGCGATGATGACTGGGATGACGAGTGGGACGACAGCTCTCCTGTGGCCAATGTCCCTCAGGGTCTCAGCAGCAGCCCTCCTTTGCACCCAGTTGCCTCCTCCCTGCCGGGCCGTGGGAgctcccagcagcagcaggccaAGAGTTCAGCCACAGTGGGGAGGAACCTGAACAGGTTCTCCACCTTCGTCAAGTCCGGAGGGGAGGCCTTCCTGCTAGGGGAGGCGTCAGCTTTTGTGAAAGATGGAGACAGGATCTGTGTGGTGATGGGGAAGCATGGACCCGAGTGGCAGGAGGACCCTTATCCGTTCACGTGCACCATTGACGACCCCACCAAGCAAACAAAGTTCAAAGGGATGAAGAGCTACATGTCATATGGCCTTACTCCAACGCACACCAATGTCCAAGTCAACCGCAG GTATAAACACTTTGACTGGCTCTACGGTCGGCTCGTGGAGCGCTTCCCTGTCATCTCAGTGCCCCACCTGCCAGAGAAGCAGGCCACGGGCCGCTTCGAGGAGGACTTCCTCTCCAAGAGGAGGAAGGGTCTGATCTGGTGGATGAACCACATGACAAGCCATCCTGTGCTGGCGCACTGTGACGTTTTCCAGCATTTCCTGACTTGTGGGGCGGATGAGAAGGCATGGAAGCAGGGAAAGAGGAAGGCAGAGAGGGACGAGCTGGTCGGGGCCAATTTCTTCCTCACAATCAG CCCCCCATCTGTACCTCTGGACCTGCAGGAAGTCGAGAGCAAGATTGAAGGCTTCAAAACATTCACCAAGAAGATGGACGAGAACATCATAGTTGTGAACACCAGCATCAACGAGTTCGGCCGCAAACAAATATCGGGGTTCAAAAAGGAGTACCAGAAGGTCGGACAGTCCTTCAAACTCCTGGCCCAGGCTTTCGAGCTGGACCAGCAGGTCTTCTCAGTGGGCTTGAACAAGGCCATTTCCTACACGGGGGAGTCTTACGAGGCAATAGGAGAGTATTTTGCTGATCAGCCGCGGCAGGACCTGGACCTCATTTCCGACCTGCTGGACATCTACAAAGGACACCTGGCCAACTTCCCTGACATCATCCATGTGCAGAAAG GTGCGCTGACCAAGGTGAAAGACTGCCCAAAGAAGGAAGGTGAGCTGCATGACCGCTGCAACATCATTTCTTTCGCCACGCTGGCAGAAATCCAGCACTTCCACCGCACACGTGTACGGGACTTCCGCTCACAGATGCAGTACCACCTACGCCAGCAGATCAGCTTCTTCCAGAAGATCACGGCCAAGCTTGAGGACGCACTGCAGATATATGACGATGACCAGTAG
- the LOC113025929 gene encoding chondroitin sulfate proteoglycan 4-like, with translation MGSVLADVFLLLLVSTGHVYGVSFYGDGYIYLRTVETSIQTLIHVRFRTSSQSGLLLLAAGHTDFMLLELISGYLQVRLDLGSGEHSLHSEKGIHLSDLAWHTVDLTHTRHNITMTVDQNSHTGLQIQGPDLELGVEDGLLVGGTAGLKHLYLHNISSGFRGCMDEVVFNQHDLLSSLRPHSGYKTVHEVSLGCSPQFSATEEDPVSFFSSEAFMSLPPWDVLQEGVFECELHPAAKEEEDGIVLYSSDNQGGFVAIEIVRGHLVASVGGGEGSKTELHSLTNVNSNHTWYTIQLHLLPHSVQLKVGKELVKASLSPEIQVLQLTGPLFVGGLDEAARGQARRARLISVPSGGEGGGSFKGCLSEIRVNTQKTGLPHATVTKDVTVGCRTGQAPQRASLTSPTDLPGVDITTAQTNAKRSPNFLMLRKLEVSEGGRAPLEPKHIKVNLDFRKLGIHPSQFMFRVEEQPVHGQLRLDLSPDPDRILDEGQERTITIGIEEKDRTFSMLDLWQGRVMYVHSGSEDQSDFFTFSVFSSNKKELPVFLKGNRLHQFEISISAVNDAPVLSLPEGNYFTLLEKSRRQLTTDVLRALDPDSSPEELVFSSLGNLNTEAGYLEHQDYPGRPINLFSLNDLEEGKISFIHTGVSTSRLALRVSDGQKVSNTVVLRIITVPLEDKLVNNTGLEVNQGEASVITTNHLAVQVNVADPTVEIWYNVTEFPQYGELQRLHSSGEWKPATSFSQKLLEKERIRYLSTYRGLQMQNNITDHFKFKVSIGSLAKQEAVFPIAVRWIHFKITRSKMELNGVQAAVLTPEDLHVISKGVKLSESDLHFRMVTVPKKGQLLLNNKALQRNSTFSQRNISDGLVRYELINRQHDDTRDTFSFQVFSAHSNSTTYDFRINIKAESTTVTMISKGLSVMEGGSKVITRDILFTHTASNREVLYNIIESPRHGHIRRINLSNSTSINDNIMAFTNQDITEERIMYVHDDSETKQDSFTFQIVVYKAHKHTNKKEDGNGEQHTFNISVQLVNDQRPLRVVDKVFHVAREGQRLVTLSDLRYRDDDSDFEDSWLVYTRRGIPMGELVLASDPSHKLYEFTQRDLEQKKVLFVHKGVSFGRFVLFVSDGKHYVSTLLEVMAQDPYLQVENNTGIMVQQGGITTLTSVNLSVFSNLDIRDPHEVTFEVFIPPKHGVICFIDRESGIITDADAISIFTQRDLIAGRLVYRHDGSHKLSDSFNVTARARERSTERQVERGKREVHLDIGVSVKIYLESHQRPPTVRNNRPVVVEEGQNISISRDNLEVVHEDSQPSEIVFTVHSLPTVGIIQRLSTDNKHQRMNGGQHYKGIKKQSTPTFTQEDLNQGLVIYQQQTTGSTNDSVLLEATNGVTKVGPIRLEIDIIPILLPLQVSDLTLDEGSSMPLTSDIIKVASHHFSGMNFLYQVINPPRHGHLEHSRIPGMPITAFTHTEVEREYISYIHDGSDTLRDNFTIVANQTETRKHSLPCAVHINITPVNDETPVITTNHGLKVWVGSVTEITTGDLSAEDTDTPPEGLEFIVTPPSNGHLALKSAPSRHILNFTQSHIESKQLVFVHNGAPSGGFHFQVNDGLNFAPRQIFSTTAHSLILTLQRNHPMEVYPGSVTPISDKELQAVTNIADGNIRRNQSVVFAVTSPPKLGRLVRRMPDNSTRNVSTFTQSMLDDGVILYDQNKPESVGWSAADTFSFTASLPPASLPPHTFTILISYQANEHHDSSQHKTRLINNAGAVVAEGGRVTIDRSKLDASNLLGKIPESHRKDHHIMYRVISLPRYGILSIRGHNLTRNQPDFSQVTLNKFGITYFHDDSETTSDSFTFRAWVAPLDLPSSSSSSSLSAFSSDSSSSSSSFSSLYSASSSPFSSLDTVSHHHVKDTTGVTEMFNITVTPVNDQPPLIRSRAPSMKVVVGERVVLGPSSLQVEDHDTPPEELHYLVISKPNNGYLTLGERPEPVTSFTQYDVNHGRLHFIQQGDPSTGVFYFNVTDGHHRPLYKLFSLEVIKPSVSIVNNTGLSLIQGRTAVVLTTNQLAAQTNGQSRATVSYTVTTPPRHGRIAINDQEVTTFRHEDLQFGRVVYHMTDLSESEDTFQISVSASSPGINYGNVTATVKVTVRPLIYLREPVRVPSGIAVKLGKAMIDASELARISRANPVFEVLSPPKHGKLVKITYDPNRASEVLKSFTFRDVVQGRVAIEENLSDSDNQLHNNESTLTTAQVHAPATPLNDSFSFLVRSGNVQPAKGELHFTILPHHQMRHGPGGFNKIDKIGREHTTARLPAHNRTTAGRAGREGGRGGSTAHGEVTVGLHPHILSHHNRTHHKLRPHNRLGNHTRNGSPGGRSKSSVEGAGGGHSHAPQPHTPSIPEKHGPENPPDTQLIHVEVLPRPASDPLLIILPLLACLLLIIILIVLILVFRHRKEKQARLRLVQALAAVPVPNEDSPYLGRPERSVAMPSVMVTPLGSASCPTSPRVPTSPRRSLAPGMTFWGPFEADLAGGDRNIRGCNSNERDNKTSSNPLPRTTGFRTSVRSRSPTPTLKEGQYWV, from the exons ATGGGGAGTGTTTTGGCTgatgtttttctgctgctgctggtctcCACCGGACACGTTTATGGAG TTTCATTCTACGGAGATGGCTACATCTACCTGCGGACAGTTGAGACGTCCATACAGACGTTAATCCATGTTCGATTTCGAACCTCCAGTCAGTCAGGGCTGCTGCTTTTGGCAGCAGGACACACAGACTTCATGCTTCTGGAGCTGATCTCTGGGTACCTGCAG GTGCGTCTTGATCTGGGCTCAGGTGAGCATTCGTTGCACTCAGAAAAGGGCATCCATCTCAGTGACCTGGCGTGGCACACTGTGGATCTCACCCACACCCGCCATAATATCACTATGACTGTGGACCAGAACTCCCACACCGGCCTACAAATACAGGGACCAGATCTGGAGCTCGGTGTGGAGGATGGACTCCTTGTTGGCGGGACAGCTGGATTAAAACATCTCTATCTTCACAACATCTCCTCTGGGTTTAGAGGTTGCATGGACGAAGTCGTCTTCAATCAACATGACTTACTGTCCAGTCTCAGGCCACATTCTGGGTACAAGACCGTCCATGAGGTATCTCTGGGCTGTAGTCCACAGTTTTCTGCAACAGAAGAAGATCCTGTCAGTTTTTTCAGCTCAGAAGCGTTCATGTCACTCCCACCATGGGATGTGCTTCAAGAGGGAGTGTTTGAATGTGAACTACATcctgctgcaaaagaagaagaagacggcATTGTCCTTTATAGCTCTGACAATCAAGGAGGGTTTGTTGCCATTGAGATCGTACGTGGTCATCTGGTAGCTTCGGTAGGAGGTGGAGAGGGGAGTAAAACTGAGCTGCATTCtttaacaaatgtaaacagCAACCACACCTGGTACACCATCCAGCTTCACTTGTTGCCTCACAGTGTTCAGCTGAAGGTAGGCAAAGAGCTGGTGAAGGCCAGTCTGAGCCCAGAGATTCAGGTCCTCCAGCTCACGGGGCCTCTCTTCGTAGGAGGGCTGGATGAAGCAGCTCGGGGACAAGCAAGGCGAGCTCGACTGATTTCTGTTCCAtctggaggagaaggaggaggctcCTTTAAAGGCTGCCTCAGTGAAATCAGGGTGAACACTCAAAAAACAGGCCTACCTCATGCCACAGTCACCAAGGATGTCACTGTTGGCTGTAGGACAGGGCAGGCTCCACAGAGAGCAAGTCTCACCAGCCCAACAGATCTTCCTGGGGTTGATATCACAACTGCACAGACTAACGCGAAGAGGAGCCCTAACTTCCTGATGCTGAGGAAACTAGAAGTATCTGAGGGAGGCCGGGCACCTCTTGAACCAAAACACATAAAG GTGAATTTGGACTTCCGTAAACTGGGCATTCATCCATCCCAGTTTATGTTCCGCGTTGAGGAACAGCCTGTTCATGGCCAGCTCCGGTTGGACCTGAGTCCAGACCCCGACAGGATTTTGGACGAGGGCCAGGAGAGGACCATCACGATAGGAATTGAGGAGAAGGACCGGACGTTCAGTATGCTGGACCTCTGGCAGGGCAGGGTGATGTACGTTCACAGCGGCTCAGAGGACCAGAGTGACTTCTTCACATTTTCAGTCTTCTCCAGCAATAAGAaggagcttcctgtgtttctcAAGGGCAACCGTCTGCACCAGTTCGAAATTAGCATCAGTGCTGTGAACGATGCCCCTGTGCTCAGCCTGCCAGAGGGAAACTATTTTACTCTACTCGAGAAGTCCAGACGACAG CTGACTACAGATGTGCTGAGAGCGCTAGACCCTGACAGCAGTCCTGAGGAGCTTGTTTTCAGCTCCCTGGGAAACCTCAACACTGAGGCTGGATACCTTGAGCATCAGGATTACCCTGGCAG GCCCATCAACTTGTTCTCCCTAAACGATCTAGAGGAGGGTAAGATCAGCTTTATCCACACAGGGGTCTCAACTTCTAGGCTGGCTCTTAGGGTTAGTGACGGGCAGAAG GTAAGCAACACAGTAGTTTTGAGGATAATAACCGTGCCACTCGAAGATAAACTGGTGAACAACACCGGACTGGAGGTGAACCAAGGCGAAGCTTCAGTCATCACCACCAATCACCTTGCAGTACAAGTTAATGTGGCTGACCCCACAGTAGAAATCTGGTATAATGTTACAGAGTTCCCACAATATGGCGAGCTCCAGAGGTTACACTCAAGCGGCGAATGGAAGCCAGCGACCTCTTTCTCCCAGAAACTTCTGGAAAAAGAACGGATTCGATACCTCAGCACCTACCGTGGCTTACAGATGCAGAATAACATCACAGAccactttaaatttaaagtcaGTATCGGTTCCCTGGCTAAACAAGAGGCTGTTTTCCCCATCGCGGTACGATGGATTCACTTCAAGATCACACGGAGTAAGATGGAGCTCAATGGCGTTCAGGCTGctgttctcactcccgaggacCTCCATGTGATTTCTAAGGGTGTTAAGCTCAGTGAGAGTGACCTCCATTTCAGGATGGTAACGGTACCCAAGAAAGGTCAGCTTCTCCTCAACAACAAGGCCCTACAAAGGAACTCAACCTTCAGCCAGAGGAACATCAGTGATGGTTTGGTAAGGTACGAGCTAATCAACCGGCAACATGACGACACGAGAGACACGTTCAGCTTCCAGGTGTTTTCAGCTCACTCCAACTCAACAACTTACGACTTCAGAATCAACATCAAAGCCGAGTCGACCACCGTCACTATGATAAGCAAAGGTCTCTCAGTCATGGAAGGAGGGAGTAAAGTAATCACCAGAGATATTCTGTTCACTCACACAGCGAGTAACCGGGAGGTCCTCTACAACATTATAGAGAGCCCCAGGCATGGGCACATAAGGCGGATCAACCTCTCCAACTCAACTTCAATTAACGACAACATTATGGCGTTCACGAATCAGGATATAACTGAGGAAAGGATCATGTACGTTCACGACGACAGCGAAACTAAGCAGGATTCTTTCACATTTCAGATAGTGGTTTACAAAGCTCACAAACACACGAACAAGAAAGAGGACGGAAATGGAGAACAGCACACCTTTAACATCTCAGTGCAGCTCGTCAATGATCAGAGGCCCCTCAGGGTTGTGGATAAAGTTTTCCACGTGGCACGGGAGGGCCAGAGATTGGTGACGCTGAGTGACCTGCGTTATCGTGATGATGACTCAGATTTCGAGGACAGCTGGTTGGTGTACACACGGAGGGGGATCCCCATGGGAGAGTTGGTGCTGGCCAGTGATCCTAGCCACAAGTTGTATGAGTTCACACAGCGAGACCTCGAACAG AAAAAGGTGCTGTTTGTCCACAAAGGAGTGAGTTTTGGGCGTTTTGTGCTTTTCGTATCTGATGGGAAGCATTATGTTTCAACGCTGTTGGAG GTGATGGCGCAGGATCCTTACCTGCAGGTGGAGAACAACACAGGCATCATGGTCCAGCAGGGTGGGATCACGACCCTGACCTCTGTTAACCTCAGTGTCTTCAGCAACCTTGACATCAGAGACCCACACGAAGTGACGTTTGAGGTCTTCATCCCACCTAAACATGGCGTGATCTGCTTTATTGACAGAGAGAGTGGGATTATAACAGACGCAGATGCAATTTCAATATTCACCCAGCGAGACTTGATAGCAGGGCGCCTGGTATATCGCCATGATGGCAGCCACAAGTTGTCGGATAGCTTTAATGTGACAGCAAGAGCTAGAGAACGGAGCACAGAGAGGCAGGTGGAAAGAGGGAAGAGGGAGGTACATCTAGACATTGGAGTTTCGGTAAAGATTTACCTGGAGAGTCATCAGAGGCCACCAACAGTCAGAAACAACCGGCCAGTGGTGGTGGAAGAGGGACAGAATATCTCTATAAGCAGGGACAACTTAGAG gTGGTCCATGAAGACAGTCAGCCCTCAGAGATAGTTTTTACTGTGCACAGTCTTCCCACAGTTGGCATCATTCAGAGGTTGTCCACTGACAACAAGCATCAACGCATGAATGGAGGACAGCACTATAAA GGTATCAAAAAGCAGTCAACACCCACATTCACCCAGGAGGACTTGAACCAGGGCTTGGTCATCTATCAACAGCAGACCACAGGAAGCACCAATGATTCTGTTCTGTTGGAAGCAACCAATGGGGTGACAAAGGTTGGACCTATCAGGTTGGAGATTGATATCATCCCAATCCTGCTTCCTCTGCAG GTGTCCGACTTGACTCTAGATGAGGGGTCTTCTATGccgctgacctctgacatcattaAAGTCGCCAGCCATCACTTCTCTGGGATGAACTTCCTGTATCAGGTCATCAATCCACCACGACATGGACATTTGGAGCACAGCCGCATTCCAGGGATGCCTATCACAGctttcacacacactgag GTGGAACGGGAGTACATTTCCTACATCCACGACGGCAGTGACACCCTGAGAGACAACTTCACCATTGTGGCAAACCAGACAGAAACCAGGAAACACAGCCTGCCGTGCGCCGTTCACATCAACATCACACCTGTCAATGATGAGACCCCAGTGATTACAACCAACCACGGACTGAAG GTGTGGGTGGGTTCTGTTACAGAGATAACCACAGGCGATCTCAGTGCGGAGGACACTGACACTCCACCTGAGGGGCTGGAGTTCATAGTGACACCACCCAGTAATGGCCACTTGGCTTTGAAGAGCGCCCCCTCCAGACACATTCTGAACTTCACTCAAAGTCACATAGAAAGCAAGCAGCTGGTGTTTGTGCACAATG gggCGCCGTCGGGTGGCTTTCATTTCCAAGTGAATGACGGCCTCAACTTTGCTCCTCGTCAGATCTTTAGCACAACTGCTCATTCTCTGATCCTCACCCTGCAGAGAAACCACCCGATGGAAGTCTACCCAG GCTCTGTGACACCAATCTCAGACAAGGAGCTTCAGGCGGTTACTAACATTGCTGACGGCAACATCAGGAGGAACCAGTCCGTGGTCTTTGCAGTGACCTCTCCTCCTAAACTCGGCCGCCTGGTCCGACGTATGCCGGACAACTCCACAAGAAATGTTTCCACCTTTACACAGAGCATG TTGGATGATGGCGTTATCCTGTATGATCAGAACAAGCCAGAGTCAGTGGGATGGTCAGCTGCAGACACTTTTTCTTTCACGGCGTCTTTGCCTCctgcttctcttcctccacACACCTTCACCATCTTGATCTCCTACCAAGCCAATGAACATCATGACAGCTCTCAGCACAAGACCAGACTAATAAACAATGCAG GTGCTGTGGTGGCTGAAGGAGGCAGGGTGACAATAGACAGGTCCAAGCTTGATGCCTCTAATCTCCTGGGAAAAATCCCAGAGTCCCATCGGAAAGACCACCACATCATGTATCGTGTGATTTCTTTGCCTCGCTATGGGATTTTGTCTATTCGAGGACACAATCTCACCAG GAACCAACCAGATTTTTCACAAGTCACCCTGAACAAGTTTGGCATCACATACTTCCACGATGACTCTGAGACCACAAGTGACAGCTTCACTTTTCGGGCCTGGGTGGCGCCTTTGGATCtcccctcttcttcctcctcatcatccTTGTCGGCTTTTTCCTCtgactcctcctcttcttccagctCCTTTTCCTCTCTGTACTCTGCGTCATCATCTCCCTTTTCATCACTAGACACAGTTTCTCATCATCACGTTAAAGACACCACAGGAGTGACAGAGATGTTCAACATCACAGTAACACCAGTCAATGACCAGCCACCACTGATCAGAAGTAGGGCTCCCAGTATGAAGGTGGTAGTGGGGGAGAGAGTCGTACTTGGACCCAGCAGTCTTCAG GTGGAGGACCATGATACTCCTCCAGAGGAGCTGCACTACCTCGTGATAAGTAAGCCCAACAATGGCTACCTGACGCTGGGGGAAAGACCGGAGCCGGTGACCTCATTCACCCAGTACGACGTCAACCACGGCCGGCTGCATTTTATACAGCAG GGCGACCCCTCAACAGGAGTTTTCTACTTCAACGTAACAGACGGCCATCACCGTCCACTCTACAAGCTGTTTAGTTTGGAGGTTATTAAGCCCTCGGTGTCCATTGTGAACAACACTGGCCTGTCGTTGATTCAAGGCCGGACCGCGGTGGTCCTGACAACCAATCAGCTTGCAGCTCAAACCAATGGTCAGAGCCGGGCCACTGTCTCCTACACTGTCACCACACCCCCTCGCCACGGACGCATCGCTATTAACGACCAGGAGGTCACCACATTCCGCCACGAGGACCTCCAGTTTGGACGCGTCGTCTATCACATGACTGATCTCAGCGAGTCCGAGGACACCTTTCAAATTTCAGTGTCAGCCTCGTCACCTGGCATTAATTATGGAAATGTAACAGCAACGGTGAAAGTGACCGTGCGGCCTCTGATCTACCTGAGAGAGCCAGTTCGAGTCCCCAGTGGTATCGCTGTGAAACTGGGAAAAGCCATGATTGATGCCTCAGAGCTGGCGAGAATCAGCCGAGCCAACCCGGTCTTTGAGGTTCTCTCTCCACCAAAACATGGAAAACTAGTCAAG ataACATATGATCCTAACAGAGCGTCAGAGGTCCTGAAGTCATTCACATTCAGAGATGTGGTGCAAGGCCGAGTTGCCATCGAGGAGAATCTTAGTGACAGCGACAACCAGCTCCACAATAATGAATCCACGCTCACAACAGCTCAAGTCCACGCTCCCGCCACGCCTCTTAATGACTCTTTCAGCTTCCTGGTGAGGTCTGGAAACGTCCAGCCAGCAAAGGGCGAGCTTCACTTCACCATCTTACCTCATCACCAGATGCGCCACGGTCCTGGTGGTTTCAATAAAATAGACAAGATAGGTCGCGAACACACAACAGCCCGTCTACCAGCACACAACAGGACAACTGCCGGAAGAGCAGGACGGGAAGGTGGACGAGGAGGCTCTACAGCACACGGTGAGGTCACTGTGGGTTTGCAcccccacattttgtcacaccaCAACAGGACACACCACAAGTTGAGGCCTCATAACCGACTGGGGAACCACACACGGAATGGGAGTCCTGGAGGGAGGTCAAAGAGCAGCGTAgagggagcaggaggaggtcaCAGCCATGCCCCCCAGCCCCACACTCCCTCCATCCCAGAGAAACACGGTCCGGAGAACCCTCCCGACACCCAGCTGATTCATGTCGAGGTTCTGCCTCGTCCTGCGTCGGACCCCCTCCTCATTATCCTTCCGCTGCTAGCTTGTTTGCTTCTCATTATAATACTCATAGTTTTGATCCTGGTGTTCCGCCATCGCAAGGAAAAACAAGCTCGGCTTCGACTTGTCCAGGCACTCGCTGCAGTGCCGGTTCCCAATGAGGACAGCCCGTATCTGGGCAGGCCAGAGCGGAGTGTGGCTATGCCCTCAGTTATGGTCACCCCACTCGGCTCTGCAAGCTGCCCAACTTCTCCCAGGGTGCCCACAAGTCCCCGGAGGAGTCTGGCCCCTGGAATGACCTTCTGGGGGCCATTTGAGGCTGATTTAGCTGGTGGTGATAGGAATATTAGAGGCTGTAACAGTAATGAAAGAGATAATAAAACTTCTAGCAATCCACTTCCACGTACTACAGGATTCAGGACCTCTGTGAGATCTAGGTCCCCGACTCCAACTCTAAAAGAGGGCCAGTACTGGGTTTGA